The sequence CCAGTGTAACATAGAACacaaatggcgcagcactccccAGAGAACAATCCAAAACCTGAAATTTATTTATCCCATATCGGAGGCTACCTTTCAGTTCCTCCATGGAACTGTtctcaagtgtgtgtgtgtgtgtgtgtgtgtgtgtgtgtgtacgtacaatatatatatatatatatatatatatatatatatatatatatatatatattattatacatttttttttttttttttttttttgtgcatactaTATATGACCCCAGAGCTTCCATCTATAATGCGCATAGGATGATATTTCCTGAGGATCAGTGCAACAGGTTTAATGTTAaaccttttttatgtttttgtgttttttgactAAACTTGTCAACCTTCATCTGTATCTGACAAATCCATTAAAGATATCCTCTAGCctcatgatgtttttttttactaagtaAATCAAACCTGTTTTTATGGCTATTGCTGGTTTGTGTGCCAGTTGGAAACTCAAAaaatagatccccccccccccaatctctttCTAGTGATAGCATGAACTTATACAACGTATGCAAAACGAACAAAATGAAAGCCCCTCGCTCCATGTTATAGAGTGAAAAACCGCAGAACTCTCAATAACTACACCCATTGTGttattttaaatgtgttttttttttatgccattacCTTTGTGCCCCCCATGAAAATGACCCCTTATGTGTTTATATCCACAATGAAATGGCATTTGGTCACTTAAATTATGATAAACTATAACGTAAATTATTAATGTTAGTTCCCCCTCTAAAGAAATAGTTGTTTCTTTATACTATGGCAGCATTTTGTTCAGATGTTGAGTGTATTACTACAACCTTCAAGAAAGTCCTTGTAGTCAGATGTTTTTTGGTAGTAAGGTATAATAGATTGTATTTGGAATCATTTCTCCACATATAGgctgtcttgttcatattatgcaGCCCGTTGTCTCTTGTGGTGACCATTTGTGACTTGTCAGGTGGGATTGAGACCAAATATGTCAGCAAGTGATTGCAGAATAAGGGTGAACTGGCCAACAGGCTGTGACTGCTAGTGAGGACTCTAGGTACAGATGAAGCAGAATTTGCCTTAGACCTAGTACATTGTACATTGTTAGGATAGTTTCTTCTATTGACCTGCCTTCTTATGTAAAAACTATTGTGCCAATGACAAACTAGTTGTGGCATTTTATGAATGTATTTACCTGTACATGAACTTCTGGTCGTGTCACCATCATCATGTTGGTTGTACTGGCATGCTTTGTTTTTCATAGATCATATATCCCCGATCTGTCTGTAAAGTATTTGTCTGCTTGGAATACATAGTTCTCTTCCAGCCCAATTTTCTTGATGGTTCTTTAATTTTTGATCAGTTTTCATCTTCTGTTTATTTGTGAGTCAAATGATACATAAAGTGTAAATTTACCTATgttactttagtttttttctctgGAATGTCAAGATCTTTACCAATTTTGGGGATGGGGGAAACATTCCTTCTCAATCATTTGTTATGTCACTAATGAAGACATTACACACCATTGCTTCTAACTGAAATCCCTGTGGAACTCCACTTACTAACCTGTTCTTCATCTGAATCTTTTCTATCTACTAGAACTCCTGACCCCTGTCCTTCAACAGATTTTATGTCTCTTGTATTATCTTCAAGTTCCATCATGTGACACGGACTAGAAGGTCACTCTTGGCTAAGAAAACTTTAGTGTCCTATTTGAACAAATGTCTGACCagtagagggaaaaaaaacatcttCCTAGATCTTTTTGACACTTTAGTTTTAcagtgattaaaaaataaaaataaaataaatgatttaTATATATCCTGTTTCAGGATTTTAAACAATTGTGGAAGATGTCAAGTAACGTTTAGAAACCTGTATTGTTTcagttgtttattattattattcaggtCTTTAGGTTGACACCAGTGCAATTCTTCCTATTGACTCCCACTTATGATGTGTCAAATAGTATCCAAATACAATCTTACAATTTGTAAGTAAAAACACATACACCTTAAAGTTGACAAAAATTGGAAGAATGTAACTAAAACCATTGAGCCATTGTTcattgtgcaaaatttatcattGAACAATCGTTCTAGCCAACTGATGACAAACTGTTATCATCTTAAAATGTCGGCCATGTtggattattattttattttttttaaacaaaagacCATTAGTGTGCTAAAGATTTTTCTTCATAGAACGATCTTTCAGGAAAGAATATTATCAGAACATTCCCAGATATAGTGTTAGTTCTTAGCCTGGTGATTTTGATGATGTATGGCCAGTTTAAACAACTTTAGTGGCTCTGTGAAAGGATCATTTaacattgttgtgtttttttttttcaactatcctccttatttaatctaaTGTTTTTGGCCATATTAAGACATTAAGTTGTATGCTGTGCTGTTGTCCTTCCATAGGTATCTGGATAATAGTGCCCCATAAAGGTGAAGCAATGTGTGAACAGGTTACACACCTCTAAGGCCAGACCTGGTAGCAGTATAGGATGTTTTTGGTTTAGCTATGATTTGTGGGTAGGAATAAAATAACATTTCTTATATGCTGATCTTAGTGACTAAActcttgtatttatttattctctTCATAGGTTCACTGGTTTCAGAGTTTGGCCCACCATATCAAGCAACAGAGAGACTAATGTCTAGACCCCAGGAGAATTATGGATTTGACTAATATGGGTATGATACAATTGCAAAACCCCAATCACCCCACGGGGCTTCTCCTAAAAGCCAACCAGATGCGGTTGGCGGGGACGCTCTGTGATGTGGTGATCATGGTGGATACTCAAGAGTTTCATGCCCATAGGACAGTATTGGCTTGTACCAGTAAGATGTTTGAAATCCTCTTCCACCGTAGCAGCCAGCATTACACATTGGACTTTTTGTCGCCAAAGACTTTCCAACAGATTTTGGAGTATGCTTACACTGCCACTCTGCAGGCCAAGGTGGAAGATTTGGATGACCTCCTGTATGCAGCCGAAATTCTAGAAATTGAGTATTTAGAAGAGCAATGTCTGAAGATTCTAGAAACCATACAAGCTTCAGAAGAGAATGATGGAGATCTATGTACAAGTGATAGAGCAGTGGAAGATGAAGAAGACCGGAAATCAAGATTTATTAAAAATATGTTGAACGCAAAGCATTCCAGTGAGGAAAGTGGTTATGCCAGCATGGGCAATCAGAGCTTGGTGGATCAAAGTCCATCGGTGTCAACGTCATATGGACTTTCTGGTATGAGCCCTACTAAGACTGCTGTGGATAGCCTAATGACCATTGGTCAGTCATTGCTCCAAGGAGCACTGCAACAAAATGCACTAGACTTGCACTCAAGCAGACTTCAAGGCCTTTCAGAGGTGAAAACTGAAGTTATGCAGGTTGATGAAGGCACCAACCAAGATGGCCTGACTGCAGAATCGAGTGCATCTGCAGGAGACAAATCGGATGAAAAAGCCAAGGAGAGTCCAGGGACCCCGACCCGTAGTAGTGTCATCACAAGTGCTCGTGATCTTTCCTTTGGCCGTGACGAAAATGCTTCTGATCAGTCCTTAGAGTTGAGTCAAGGTTTCCACCTTGGACAAGAACATGCCATTGCCCATGCAGAGAAACATCTTAGTGTGTACTCCGTCCTGCCAAACCATAAAGGTGAATCAATGATTAGTGTGCCAACATCTATGGCTTCTGCTCTTCACATGCAACCAGCACTGGCTGTATCAATGGACTTTAGTGCTTACGGTGGACTTCTTCCCCAAGGCTTCATTCAGAGAGAGTTGTTTAACAAGCTAGGAGAAATTGCAGCTGGCATGAAGAATGACGCTAGAAACATTAGTGAGCGATGCAGCGTGTGTGGAGCAAATCTTCCAGACAATGACTCTGTTGAGCATCACAGGTAAGTTTGTATAATTGTCTGTAAAATCATCATGGTGTTCAGCCTTTGTAGAGTTTAGCGTCTCTTATACATTTAGTGTGATTGACTAATAAAGTTAAGAGATGCCGgctaatcacgataattctgagcAGACAGAAATAAACCCAGCTACATTTAAATGAGATGCTAAGGATTATTTCATTGTTCTTCAGACATTAGCATTCATCAGTGTGTGCTTTGTAGAAAACACTAACATATCCACATTATATTGTACCGATATGTGTATGTAGCTGAAATGGAGGAGAGAAACTTACAGTAGTGTCTGAGTATAGCGGCgttcagacattagcagcaggtgAACACATCTTCTGGACCAGACGCAATTTCTTCAGCACAATTTCTGTCCCTCACTCCTTGGGTTCCCTAGAAGGTATCTCCAATTTCTCTTTCTTTCTAACTGGCAGTTTCATCTGTAAAGAAGCGAAAATATGTGGAATAGGTAAGGTCTTATCTTCAGAAATGGTGCCATCCTTGTCTATTGACACTGTCTGATATTTCAATTTGACCCCATTTCACTTAAGTAACTAAGCACAAATACCAGACATGACCTATGGTATAGAGTAGCACTGTATCTGGAGAAAACACATTTGGGGCTACTTCTCACAAGCGCACTTTTAGTTTTTACGCCCTCTAGACAAGCGTATACAAAATTTTAGGAAACACATTTGGAAAAACTtacaggccggcatttatcattgtaggtgtaagtgaagcatttttctacacttatttatttattttgtgctggtaatgtgtaataagtttttattttattatttttttttttaaatcaactggtgccagaaagttacagatttgtaaaggacttctataaaaaaaaatcttaatccttccagtacttattagctgttgaatactacagaggaaacttttttctttttgggacacagtgctctctgctgaatcacaagctcagtgctctctgctgacatttctgtccattttaagaactgtccagagtaggagaaaatccccatagcaaacatatactgctctgtacagttccaaaaaatggacagagatgtcagcagagagctctgtgttccaaaaagaaaataattcagtattcagcagctaataagtactggaaggattaagatttttttagttgaagtaatttacaaatctgtttaaaggacaactgtagtggtaaacTTTTCTATATGCCCGGGCctcagaaataaacaaaatatactcatacataccttcctacgagcccccattggtccggcacaggcctcatggtccggcagtgctgacatcattccacttcctggggacgccaCAGAGCCGTCGGTGTATCACCGGCCAtagcaatgtcccgccccggtcggtgagaggctgagcccactgtcatgtaaggagctctggccggcttcttacatcacagtgggctcagcctatcatcggctggGGTGGGACATCActatggccggtgatacgccgacggctctgcggcatccccgtccccaggaagtggaatgacgtcagcacttcCGGACCGTGAGTCCTGTgctggaccaacgggggctcgtaggaatgtatgtatgagtttattttgtttttgatgcCTGGGCATATAGAAaaatgtaccactacagttgtcctttaactttctggcaccagttttttttttttaaataataataatactaataaaatactttttttttgcccctGGCATTAGATGGAAGGTGAATGGCACTTGATAAGAACAGGCTATGGCTTTTTAGCTGCTTGCATCATCTCTTTACAACTTGTCCTGCATTTCTTGATAATGTGTCCTCATTAAAAAATGACATCTAATTGTGTTCTGTTTCCCATACAAGCACACTGTTTATAAATGTTCCAGCGTAAACGCAAATGATCTGTGCCTATTGTACAACCCTTACATCTCTAGGTACCTTACACAGTCTCTACCTGATTCAGCCTGCCACCTcatctgtacagtacacactgtCACATCACAGATAATTTGCACAAACTTCCAGATCTTAATCACAGGGAACAGGGAACTGTAATAGGACACAATGTACTAGTTAAACACAGGAGCCCATTGGCCGCTCACCAGAGTTAATCATCACAGAGCTCTGCATAATGAGATGATGCTAGGTGTGTGATGGAACAGCAGGATTGCCACACGTGTGAGGTGTGGTGTACTTGTGTGTAACATTTTGTTCTTTTCAGTACCCAGCTATTAAAGGTACAGTACAGAGGATGAATATTTGTGGGTGTGTTTGTACATTAAATTGGTGAGACATGCAATATGAATTGACTGTAATCACTGCTTGCCTGATCGCTCCTGCTGTACATTGCTATACTACTAAATAATCACCACTTCTCTAGGCAAAGGGCCTGTGTGTAAAAGAGCGACTGTTTGCTGGCCGAAGTCAATGCAcagctaaggctgctttcacactataaaattaatccgttttaatgatccgtttgatgttccgttatgaaaaccctgaaaattggccattaaacgtcagttacaaaatcttATTATAGTctctgggatttttacattatccgttttagtccgttattaataactaacgttattttgtgacgggagaatgaacagaagaaatagtgcatgcggtatccctcccgttactatcttcaatCACAAAagaacgtccgttattaataacggactataacggattaaaacggataatgtaaaaatcccatagactataatgggattttctaacggacattTAATGgccaattttcagggttttcataacggaacaataaacagatctttaaaacggatgaattttatagtgtgaaagcagcctaaacatttttttattttttttaatattcataATATTGACATGcaaatgagtgtgtgtgtgtgtgtatggaaacCAAATATTCTCAATTCATTCAGTATAGAGTATAGGCAGAAAGGCATGCACTTACACACCTTAGCATGCTATCAGTTAGCTTATTAATGGTTGTCTGAGGAACGTTCTGCCGCACTGAATGCACTTGGGCATCATCAAGATCCACTGCTGGCTGCTCCATTTGCATTGTGCAACCAATGGGTTCCCAGATGTGCCCAAAGGAAGACCAGTCTGGACACTCTGCAGGCTAGTAGCATGTTTTGGCTGCGCGCGGTAGCACGTGCAACTTACAGCCTTGTGTGTTGAAGAAATGCTCCTGGGACTTTGAAAAATGGCCATACCAGTTGTTATATGACCAACTCAATGTAACGGTGAGCTGTTggtgtactttaaaggggtactccactggccagtgtttgccagtaaatgttccgaatgctgttttcgcgctgatggggtcacacccctcgtgacatcacgaccatgccccctcaatgcaagtctatgggagggggcgtaacgctggccagtggagtacccctttaaattaagacTATAGTGGTCTGGCTATTGCACATTGTGCTATACCATAATTTTGGGAGAATGACCAGCAGCCATTCTAGATTGTTTGGATCTAGATTGTTAAAAGTATTAAATCCAAGATCTTAGTAGCCTATCTGCTTCTGAAAAATTATTTCCCTTAGTTTTAAAACCATGCTGATAAATTACTTTTATGGCACTGTACGTTGGTGCATGTATTTGTTTTTTGGATGGCCACAATTTATAGATGGTTCTTGGTGATAAAGAATAATTAACTTTTAAACCCCATCCTTCCTCCTGCTGTGAAGTGTACATTGGTTCTTTAAGTAGGTGGCTGCTGACTTGTAGAACTTTTATCTATTCCTTTGTCTTAGGGACCATTTCTATTGAAGGTGTCAGCATGAGGCCTGATGGGCTAACATAGAGTTAACTGCTAATATTGGGGCAGTGTACCTGACTGTTCTGTTAAATTGAAGACTGATCTGTGGCTTTAGCTGGGCATTAGTGATAGTCATTGAAATTGGGTGTATGGCTAATAGACAAACTGTCTATAAAGCACCAGAATATGTCAAAGCTTAACATTTCAAAGagcacatatacacacaaccaAAGTTTACAAAGTAACTAATTAACAACTCATACAAATGTAAAGTGGGCCCTGTaaacaagagcttacagtctatggggGAAATGGTAAGGAATGAGTAAAAAGCACtgttgaatgggggggggggggggtgggggtcagAGGAACTATGATGATGATAAAagtagtagggtcagtttatgagATGTGATCAACCGGATTTAAAAGGGAGCAATAGAAGTATCTTTAGGGCATGAGACAGTGTGTGAAAAGTCTTGGAGATGAGTGAGAGGTTTGGATAATGAGGGTATTATTAGAATGTAGAGCCCACTTATGGTGGTAGAAAAAGAGGGAGGTGCAGCACTGTTGGGAGCCTTGTGGTTGTGAGTGAGGAGTTTAAATTTCATATACGGAGTAGAAAAAAGGAAACCATTGCAGTGActagcacaaggggggggggggggggggatggggcatTAGTGTACTGGCTGTAACGgatagttcttaaaggggttatccaaccatTTTGGTACGTAACCTTGCAGACggtgatggacatgcttaggaaggatctgcgcttgtcttggggctaaatggctatgttgtgagattaccataacattgtggctagctttttgtgaacttgtatttccttttgagttttcttctttgcctacaaataacataattccattttcctccctccccacacatcaaccacccccacccattgaaacataaatgagctgcatccattagttgcagattgatctctctccccaccaagcgatctctccacccattgaagcagacaggctccctgtcatcagctgactagtgagtcaggtctcgaccgcattgcaagctgggaaaaatccgagacggcagtcattttgtatgctgttaaaaaataaatagtggggtgaaaagcacaaaagaattgtgagaaaaNNNNNNNNNNNNNNNNNNNNNNNNNNNNNNNNNNNNNNNNNNNNNNNNNNNNNNNNNNNNNNNNNNNNNNNNNNNNNNNNNNNNNNNNNNNNNNNNNNNNNNNNNNNNNNNNNNNNNNNNNNNNNNNNNNNNNNNNNNNNNNNNNNNNNNNNNNNNNNNNNNNNNNNNNNNNNNNNNNNNNNNNNNNNNNNNNNNNNNNNatccctttttaaaaatgatttaAAGCCCACCTCCCCACCTTATGAAATGCACTGTGGCAACTAGTGGTGGGTTGTAAAGCACAGTTCACCACTATGGAGAATATGTGCTTTAATATGCACACAGGAATTTTGCATGGATTTAACCTTGCAGCGCACTCCATTGATTTAATGGGTTTTGCGGGTTCACATGATGGAACTTCCAACGAGCAATTGGAGGGTGGAACTCCACCAGAGAAGTCCTGTGTGTCAATGGGATGGCACTTATGTCCGCAGCTATTTTTCACAGACATAAGGTCCGATTCTGGATAATTTTTGCTTAAGCAGGAAAATCACAGATTCACAAGGATttttcatttcccccccccccccccccctgaatttCTTTAGTGTGACCATAGCCAAATAGTCtggttaaaccccttaaggacaatggacgtactcctacgcccccgttccgagtccttaaggaccgaggacgtaggagtacgtcctgtccaattcccggccccccgccgctagccggaggggagccggtgcccgatgcctgctgaaatcgttcagcaggcatcgcggcatatcgcccaggggggtcattatgcccccccatgtcggcgatggccgtagattgctggacaattcagtccagcgatctgcggcgattccgagtCAATCGggagtctccagtgacccgagaATTTACTGGGTGATCGGGGCCGTCAAGAGACGgctcccgaacagccatagccagcaggggtgaggtggcactgaccTGCGCGGCATGGATCAGCAGCAGGACTACATAGCAACAGctccccagcatgcaaaaagggcatactgggagctgtagttatgcaacaagacGGAGGCAGACcaccgcaactcccagcattcccttatgggcatactgggacttatggttttgcaacagctggaggccccttttttctatggaaaagtgtaccttcagctgttgtataactacaactcccagcttgcacaatcagctaaagtgcatgctgggagttgtagtggtgcatctgctggttgcataactacaactcccagcatgcccgttggctgtcggtgactgctgagagttttagttttgcaacagctgaaggcacactgagttaagtagcaaaccagtgtgtctccagctgttgcataactacaatccctgcatccccagccaaagtagtatgcctccagctgttgcataactacaagacccagcatgcccttccgctgtctgtacatgctgggggttgtagcttttgcaacagctgaaggcacactggttgcaacccagtgtgcctccagctgttgcaaaactactcaactcccagcattgcactgatagaccgtacatgctgggagttgtagttttgcaacagctggatgtccccccccccccccaatgtgaacgtacagggtacactcacatgggcggaggattacagtacagtATCCggtctgcaagtttgagctgcggcaaattttctgccgcaggctcaaactgccagcgagagacTACTGTGAAGCTGTGAGCCCGTGCGGAcccctgtaccctaaaaacactacactacaaaaaaataaaataaaaagtaaaaaacactacatatacacataaccccacacagcccccctccccaataaaaaatgaaaaacgtctggtatgccacggtttccaaaacggagcctccagctgttgcaaaacaactactcccagtattgccagatagctgttgactgtccaggcatgctgggagttttgcaacagctggagggcaccctgtttgggacatCACTGGCgctagaattcccctatgtccacccctatgcaaatccctaatttaggcctcaaatgcgcatggcgctctcactttggagccctgtcgtctttcaaggcaacagtttagggccacatatggggtatcgccgtactcaggagaaattgtgttacaaattttggggggtattttctgctattacccttttttaaaaatgtaaaattttgggaaaccaagcattttaggtaaaaaaaaaaattatttttttacatatgcaaaagtcgtgaaacacctggagggtattaaggttcacattaccccttgttacgttccccgaggggtctagtttccaaaatggtatgccatgtgggttttttttttttttttttgctgttctggcaccataggggcttactaaatgcggcatgcccccagagcaaaatttgctttcaaaaagccatatgtgactccttcacttctgagatcggtagtgcgccagcagagcacttttcacccccatgtggggtgttttatgaatcgggagaaagtgggcttcaaattttggggggtattttctgctattatcctttttaaaaatgtaaaaattttgggaaacctagcattttaggtaaaaatgtatttatttttttatttttttttacatgtgcaaaagtcgtgaatcacctgtggggtattaaggttcactttaccccttgttacgttccccgaggggtctacgtttccaaaatggtatgccatgtgtttttattctatttatttatttttttttgctgtcctggcaccataggggcttcctaaaggtgacatgccccccaaaaaccatttgtcgctccttcccttctgagccctctactgcgcccgccgaacaattaacatagacatatgaggtatgtgcttactcgagagaaattgggattcaaatacaagtaaaaattttctcctttttaccccttgcaaaaattaaaaaattggatctacaaaaaatgaagattgtgaattttctccttcactttgctgctattcctgtgaaacacctaaagggttaatacacttattgaatgtcattttgaatactttggggggtgtagtttttataatggggtcatttctggggtatttctaatatgaagacccttcaaatccacttcaaacctgaactggtccatgaaaaatagcgagtttgaaaaattttgtgaaaaatttcaaaattgctgctgaactttgaaccccTCTGGtgtcccaaaagtaaaaacacttaaatgttatgatgcaaacataaagtagacatattgtatatatgaaccaaaattttttttatttggaatatccattttccttacaagcagagagcttcaaagttagaaaaatgcaaaattttcatttttttttttcatcaaatttggggatttttcaccaagaaaggatgcaagttaccataaaattttatcactacgttaaagtagaatatgtcacgaaaaaacaatctcggaatcagaataactaaaagcattccagagttattaatgtttaaagtgacagtggtctgaattgcaaaaaacgctctggtccttaaggtgtaaaatggcctggtccttaaggggttaaggtgagtgAGTCAGGATAAAATGTaaaaggaagaggaggagactTCTTCTGTTATCGGGGCAGATGCTGAAAGTGAACAAGAGGAAGCCCTGTTAGCCCTCAGAAATGTGAAAAGACCAAAAAAAGTGTCTTTAAGCACGTGCAACCAAGTATATACAATTACCAAATTATTGATCTTCCTCACAGATCTAATGCTAAATGGGTTTTCTGGAAATGTAGATAGAAGGCCATGCATACCTCCTtaaagtacccttttaaaatctAAGCTTAAAGTTAAAGCTAAAAAAAGTTATTGTATACTGAGGACTTTGTCCTTTTTTCCAGCCCCCGCATTTGCTGCATTGTAAAACCTAGAGTTGAAAGTAAAAAGTGGTTTTTGAAAAGTGCGTGATTTTCCTGCCTttcttttcttattattttttttttttcctttattagcAGAAAATCTTAGACTTTGCATgtatcagtccccccccccacccccccccccccctttattttatttttttgatggtAGCAGAAGTTCTCATGATTTCATGTAATCGCATATTTGGGCATGTTAGTCACACTTGACAGTTCGGGGTTCTCAGATGTGGAATGAAGTGATGTTCACCTTGTCATCTTACAGTAGACTACAGTATATTCCTGTACACTGAGTCAGGGCTTTTATTATAGCTGTGGTTACATTTCTGTACAGCAACTCTTCACATATTTGTGCCATGCAGGTAAGAGAGGGTTAAGGAATGCAATCTCATGTACGTTGTAGTTGAAGACATGATCATAAACACAGTCTATTTGTTTGTGGTAGTATAAAGAATATTATAGATGCACCCACCTACAaaggtttaaaggagtactctgcccatagataggggataagatgtctgatcgctgggaaccctcgtgatctcggctgtggcaccccagacatccggtgcacggagcaaaccttgctcagtgccagatgactggcggggCGGATGCCTGTAAaaccacgccccgcttgtgatgtcacggccatgccccctcaattaaagtctatggtagggggcatgacagcgtcatgcctcctcccatagacttgcattgagggggagtggccgtgacttCATGAGCCCCAGGCGCTGCACCCGGACTCCCTAAAcaaacaccaggtgcagcagggagatcgcgggggtgttGCAAGCATCTCCAGCCTTTGAAATGTTCCAGTTTGATGTAACTTTGTGCATTGGTATCAAAAAATTTTCTTGgctcaggaaaaaaataaataaaatttaagtCCAAGCTTATA is a genomic window of Hyla sarda isolate aHylSar1 chromosome 10, aHylSar1.hap1, whole genome shotgun sequence containing:
- the ZBTB16 gene encoding zinc finger and BTB domain-containing protein 16 isoform X1 yields the protein MDLTNMGMIQLQNPNHPTGLLLKANQMRLAGTLCDVVIMVDTQEFHAHRTVLACTSKMFEILFHRSSQHYTLDFLSPKTFQQILEYAYTATLQAKVEDLDDLLYAAEILEIEYLEEQCLKILETIQASEENDGDLCTSDRAVEDEEDRKSRFIKNMLNAKHSSEESGYASMGNQSLVDQSPSVSTSYGLSGMSPTKTAVDSLMTIGQSLLQGALQQNALDLHSSRLQGLSEVKTEVMQVDEGTNQDGLTAESSASAGDKSDEKAKESPGTPTRSSVITSARDLSFGRDENASDQSLELSQGFHLGQEHAIAHAEKHLSVYSVLPNHKGESMISVPTSMASALHMQPALAVSMDFSAYGGLLPQGFIQRELFNKLGEIAAGMKNDARNISERCSVCGANLPDNDSVEHHRKLHSGMKTYGCELCGKRFLDSLRLRMHLLAHSAGAKAFVCEQCGAQFSKEDAYEAHRRTHNGSDMAVFCLLCGKRFQTQTALQQHMEVHAGVRSYICSECNRTFPSHTALKRHLRSHTGDHPYECEFCGSCFRDESTLKGHKRIHTGEKPYECNGCGKKFSLKHQLETHYRVHTGEKPFECKLCHQRSRDYSAMIKHLRTHNGASPYQCTICLEYCPSLSAMQKHMKSHKPEDIPADWRIEKTYLYLCYV
- the ZBTB16 gene encoding zinc finger and BTB domain-containing protein 16 isoform X2, translating into MDLTNMGMIQLQNPNHPTGLLLKANQMRLAGTLCDVVIMVDTQEFHAHRTVLACTSKMFEILFHRSSQHYTLDFLSPKTFQQILEYAYTATLQAKVEDLDDLLYAAEILEIEYLEEQCLKILETIQASEENDGDLCTSDRAVEDEEDRKSRFIKNMLNAKHSSEESGYASMGNQSLVDQSPSVSTSYGLSGMSPTKTAVDSLMTIGQSLLQGALQQNALDLHSSRLQGLSEVKTEVMQVDEGTNQDGLTAESSASAGDKSDEKAKESPGTPTRSSVITSARDLSFGRDENASDQSLELSQGFHLGQEHAIAHAEKHLSVYSVLPNHKGESMISVPTSMASALHMQPALAVSMDFSAYGGLLPQGFIQRELFNKLGEIAAGMKNDARNISERCSVCGANLPDNDSVEHHRKLHSGMKTYGCELCGKRFLDSLRLRMHLLAHSAGAKAFVCEQCGAQFSKEDAYEAHRRTHNVGICRQHNKFSLFVQIWLYSVYSVGSVFRLRLLSSSTWRSTQECEVTFAVSATGLFQAIPH